GGAGGCTGCTCCAGGTGTGGTGGACGCCCTGGAGAGATGCGAGTTGCACCCCGGGGAGGCCCTGAAGCTGGAATGTGGTGACCATGACCAGTTGTGTTGTCCTGTGTGCGTCGTCTTTGACCACAGGTATGTTAGAAATATGAGTTTAAGTTTAAGGTGCACAACATAGGTTCATGCAATatctttatcattatttatgcattataaggttaaactcatttgaattttaaacaaagtaaagtttACGATTCGTGTAAACTAAAGAAATATCAgcgtttatatattatatatttttcattaaatagctacgtggccattaatttcccagtttaaaaattacaaatgtCTTTTTTCCCGTATACACATCATATgcccttttttgttttgattgtttaaatatacaatgagTTAAACATTATCATGCATTTTTCGCGTCAACCTATATTATGAGCCTTTGCTGTTATTCGTGTGTCGCCCTGGACCACAGGTTTGAAGGTAAAAAACTTCAATATAAAGGCGCACAACATAGgttgattgtttttatcaattactaTTTTTAACATAAGATTTGACTTttcatgatcaaaacaaaaaaggccattatgaataagtccattttacAAAAAGATTAGTCTTTGAACATGCAAATGGtgatttcaattaatagctacatggccacaaattccccagttaaaaaaatcactgaatctgtacacaaatatttcttttggttttgATCAATCAagtcaaattaataaatcataatagtgcattaaaaactaaaagaaaatcattttttgcatcaaactatattgtgcgcctttaacaCACAAAACGGTAACTAATCTATACGTTATTGCGTCAACCTATATAGTGCGCCTTTTAGACGCAAAACGGTACCTAATCTATACGTAATTGCGTCAACCTATATAgtgcgcctttaagacacaaaacggtaactaatctatacgttattgcgtcaacctatattgtgcgcctttaagacacaaaacggtaactaatctatacgtaattgcgtcaacctatattgtgcgcctttaagacacaaaacggtaactaatctatacgtaattgcgtcaacctatattgtgcgcctttaagacacaaaacggtaactaatctatacgtaattgcgtcaacctatattgtgcgcctttaggacacaaaacggtaactaatctatacgtaattgcgtcaacctatattgtgcgcctttaagacacaaaacggtaagtaatctatacgtaattgcgtcaacctatatagtgcgcctttaagacacaaaacggtaactaatctatacgtaattgcatcaacctatatagTGCGCCTTTTAGACACAAAACGGTAACTAATCTATACGTaattgcatcaacctatatagtgcgcctttaagacaaaaaacggtaactaatctatacgtaattgcgtcaacctatatagtgcgcctttaagacacaaaacggtaactaatctatacgtaattgcgtcaacctatattgtgcgccttttaGACACAAAACGGTAACTAATCTACACGTaattgcatcaacctatatagtgcgcctttaagacaaaaaacggtaactaatctatacgtaattgcgtcaacctatattgtgcgcctttaagacacaaaacggtaactattctatacgtaattgcgtcaacctatattgtgcgcctttaagacaaAAACCGGTAACTAATCTATACGTAATtgcgtcaacctatattgtgtgcctttaataaacaaaacagtaactaatctatacgtaattgcgtcaacctatattgtgcgcctttaagacacaaaacggtaacttatctatacgtaattgcgtcaacctatattgtgcgcctttaagacacaaaacggtaacctatctatacgtaattgcgtcaacctatattgtgcgcctttaagacacaaaacggtaactaatctatacgtaattgcgtcaacctatattgtgcgcctttaagaaACAAAACGGTAAGTAATCTATACGTAATtgcgtcaacctatattgtgcgcctttaagacacaaaacggtaactaatctatacgtaattgcgtcaacctatattgtgcgcctttaagacacaaaacggtaacctatctatacgtaattgcgtcaacctatattgtgcgcctttaagacacaaaacggtAACCTATCTACACGTAATTGCGTCatcctatattgtgcgcctttaagacacaaaacggtaactaatctatacgtaattgcgtcaacctatattgtgcgcctttaagacacaaaacggtaagtaatctatacgtaattgcgtcaacctatattgtgcgcctttaagacacaaaacggtAACTAATCTATACGTAATTGCGTCAACGCatagtgtgcgcctttaagacacaGAACGGTAACTTATCTATACGTAATtgcgtcaacctatattgtgcgcctttaagacacaaaacggtaagtaatctatacgtaattgcgtcaacctatattgtgcgcctttaagacacaaaacggtAACTAATCTATACGTAATTGCGTCAACGCatagtgtgcgcctttaagacacaaaacggtAACTAATCAATACGTaattgcatcaacctatattgtgcgcctttaagacacaaaacggtAACTTATATATACGTAATTGcgtcatattttttaatgattttctaTAACATTGTCCCACACAAGCAAGGTCATATTCAGTTTATGCAGATCTGATTACAACTGTTTCACAACTTCTTTGTTTCAGACATTGCTCCAAAATCCATCTCATTCTAGATGTAGCAAAAGGTTTTCAGAGAaatattgagtttcaacaaattcCAAAGAAGATAGTTGAACTTGAAAAGCAATTCGAGCTGATGAAAGAAGCAAGAATGGAGAATACGACATCTCTGAAAAAGACGCGGGCAGCCATTTCTGATGAATTAAA
The sequence above is drawn from the Mya arenaria isolate MELC-2E11 chromosome 14, ASM2691426v1 genome and encodes:
- the LOC128216074 gene encoding uncharacterized protein LOC128216074 — encoded protein: MLGRKDVKEWEAAPGVVDALERCELHPGEALKLECGDHDQLCCPVCVVFDHRHCSKIHLILDVAKGFQRNIEFQQIPKKIVELEKQFELMKEARMENTTSLKKTRAAISDELKTIRKKINEILDKIEKATLQDGIIPKFEKKI